Genomic window (Streptomyces sp. NBC_00078):
GCCAACACGACTGGAGTGGACCGGTCTCGACCTGCGAAGTGGGCGCGCGATCCAGGAAAAAACGGACATAGCGCGCTATCTTGCTGCGGGTGATCCAGGTCTTCGGATTGACCAGCAAACCCCGCAAGGAGCTTGCGCCCGCCGTCGATGACATCTCCTTCGATGCACGCGCAGGCCACGTCACCGCGTTGCTCGGCCCGACGGGGGCGGGTAAGACGACCGCGCTCAGACTCATGCTCGAGCTCCAACAGGGCCGTGGCATCACCTATTTCAGAGGCCGGCCCCTGCACCGCATCGCCCATCCCTCTCGCGAGGTCGGCGTGCTCCTGGGTGACGTACCGGGACACCCTGCCCGCACGGTCCGAGGTCATGTCCGCATGCTGTGTGCCGCCGCAGGAGTCCCCGTCCGCCGCGCCGACGAGGTCCTCGAAGTGGTCGGCCTCGTCAGTCTGCGCGAGGAGCGCCTCGGCACCCTCTCTCGCGGGATGGACCGCCGCCTGGGCCTGGCCTGCGCCCTGCTCCCCGACCCGCACACCCTCGTACTCGACGAGCCCGCCCATGGACTCTCCACCCGCGAGACCCGCTGGTTGTACGGCATGCTGCGCGCGCACGCGGCCCAGGGCGGCACGGTCCTGCTGACCACGGCCGACCCCAAGGAAGCAGCCGGCAGCGCCGACCGGGTCGTCACACTGGCGCAGGGCAGACTTGTCGCCGACCAGAGCGCCGGCGACTTCGCCCACACCCGGCTGCGCCCCCGCGTCGCCGTCCGCAGCCCGCACGCCGCGCGCCTGGCCGCCCAGCTCACCAAGGAAGCCCGCAGCGCGCGGCGATCCGTCGAGGTCGTGCGTGAGCGAGGCAACCGCCTCTCCGTGTACGGCAGTACCTGCGCCGACGTCGGCGAGACCGCGTTCCGCCACGGCATCCTCGTACATCAACTCGCGGACGAGACCGGGGACATGGGGCCCGGAGCGATGGAAGCGCCCATCAGGGAACCGGAAGCCGCCGACGAGCTGCCGGCACCGGACGGGTCGCGCACCGCGGACCCGGCTCAGAACACTGGCGCGGCACCCCAGCGGGAAGGCACCGAAGCGGATTCTGCGACGCCGACGGGTGCGGCTCCTGAATCGGGCCCCCATGGCGCTTCCCGGACTCAGGGCGACGGGCTGTATGACGACGACCCACTGAATTCGCCCGTCACC
Coding sequences:
- a CDS encoding ATP-binding cassette domain-containing protein, whose amino-acid sequence is MIQVFGLTSKPRKELAPAVDDISFDARAGHVTALLGPTGAGKTTALRLMLELQQGRGITYFRGRPLHRIAHPSREVGVLLGDVPGHPARTVRGHVRMLCAAAGVPVRRADEVLEVVGLVSLREERLGTLSRGMDRRLGLACALLPDPHTLVLDEPAHGLSTRETRWLYGMLRAHAAQGGTVLLTTADPKEAAGSADRVVTLAQGRLVADQSAGDFAHTRLRPRVAVRSPHAARLAAQLTKEARSARRSVEVVRERGNRLSVYGSTCADVGETAFRHGILVHQLADETGDMGPGAMEAPIREPEAADELPAPDGSRTADPAQNTGAAPQREGTEADSATPTGAAPESGPHGASRTQGDGLYDDDPLNSPVTEPPSRVPSSRAALPASRPAGAGLGDASPLPPPISVRTAPSPLRPLRYEIRRAAGIGTGFLTAAAVLVVSALAAVVLARIGNTPQSRLLVAWPRELPLPPAALGAGLLGALAFGDEFRHPALAADRGTVPRRLGLLAAKLFVATTTALLLAFLTVGCDAEMLYLVYGRELTEVPGDWLSLSASWLGLVVGCAWAGVLAAGVFRSTTAGLAAVLAVPVLVVPLVQKALAGSSVRTAAGFPLRLREMFLMQWPFGGERYLSAVARVVAQPVGGALTLSLSALLCAYLLTTLRSRAR